Proteins from one Impatiens glandulifera chromosome 2, dImpGla2.1, whole genome shotgun sequence genomic window:
- the LOC124924220 gene encoding uncharacterized protein LOC124924220, whose amino-acid sequence MEEVCEKYDIEIPQMEAHYKSSRNRSCQQNDSITVKHHYQFDVFVAAINFQIEELNSRFKDEAVKLLKLSGALEPKDNFKILNVDHIYQLAEKFYHLDFDAQDLHHSRTQLAHYELDMPVNEIFQNLSTISELC is encoded by the coding sequence ATGGAAGAAGTTTGTGAAAAGTATGACATTGAGATACCTCAGATGGAAGCTCATTACAAATCTAGTAGAAATCGTTCTTGTCAGCAAAATGATTCAATTACAGTTAAGCACCACTATCAATTTGATGTATTTGTTGCTgcaataaattttcaaattgaagAGCTCAATAGTAGATTCAAGGACGAGGCAGTCAAACTTCTTAAGCTCAGTGGTGCTTTGGAACCTAAAgacaactttaaaattcttaatgtTGATCACATCTATCAACTTGCTGAGAAATTCTATCATCTAGATTTTGATGCACAAGATTTGCACCACTCGAGAACACAATTGGCTCATTATGAGCTTGACATGCCTGTCAATGAAATATTTCAGAATTTATCAACTATTTCTGAATTATGTTGA